From one Stieleria sp. JC731 genomic stretch:
- the aroF gene encoding 3-deoxy-7-phosphoheptulonate synthase translates to MIVIMEQSATEEQIEAVAKKVESMGLKSNVIVGTERTVIAAIGDKRSDFKDSIESSPGVSGVAPISAPYKMASREVRPEPSEVKILDFVAGAGNVGFIAGPCSVESEEQLMSTARAVKAAGATGLRGGAFKPRTSPYSFQGMKEEGLKLLAAAREETGLAVFTEVMGTADVELVANYADVLQIGARNMQNYRLLEAVGQSGKPVLLKRGASATMDEFLLAAEYILNEGNEQVMLCERGIRTFESHTRFTLPLASVPYLHRRTHLPVIIDPSHGTGHTYMVHDMSVASVAAGADGIILEVHPDPPNALSDGYQSQTFDEFAKTMNRCQKVLAALQD, encoded by the coding sequence ATGATTGTGATAATGGAGCAGAGCGCGACCGAAGAACAAATCGAAGCGGTTGCCAAGAAAGTTGAATCGATGGGTCTGAAATCGAACGTGATCGTCGGTACCGAACGGACCGTGATTGCGGCGATCGGCGACAAGCGTTCGGACTTTAAAGATTCAATCGAAAGCAGCCCCGGTGTCAGCGGCGTGGCGCCGATTTCGGCCCCTTACAAAATGGCCAGCCGCGAAGTGCGTCCAGAACCCAGCGAAGTCAAAATCCTGGACTTCGTCGCAGGTGCCGGAAATGTGGGTTTCATCGCGGGACCCTGTAGCGTCGAAAGCGAAGAACAATTGATGTCCACCGCTCGCGCTGTCAAAGCTGCCGGTGCGACAGGCCTGCGCGGTGGTGCGTTCAAGCCCCGCACCAGCCCGTATAGCTTCCAGGGGATGAAAGAAGAAGGCCTGAAACTGTTGGCCGCAGCTCGCGAAGAAACCGGTCTGGCTGTTTTCACCGAAGTGATGGGCACCGCCGATGTCGAACTCGTCGCCAACTATGCCGACGTTTTGCAAATCGGCGCCCGCAACATGCAAAACTATCGACTGCTTGAAGCCGTCGGACAAAGCGGAAAGCCTGTGCTGCTAAAACGCGGTGCCTCCGCCACGATGGATGAATTCCTGCTCGCCGCCGAGTACATCCTGAACGAAGGAAACGAGCAGGTCATGCTTTGCGAACGCGGCATCCGCACCTTCGAATCACATACACGATTCACTCTGCCGCTAGCCAGCGTTCCATACCTGCACCGCCGCACCCACCTGCCGGTGATCATCGACCCGTCACACGGGACCGGCCACACCTACATGGTTCACGACATGAGCGTTGCCTCGGTCGCAGCGGGTGCAGACGGCATCATCCTAGAGGTTCACCCTGATCCGCCGAACGCACTAAGCGATGGCTACCAATCGCAAACCTTCGACGAATTTGCCAAAACGATGAACCGCTGCCAAAAGGTTTTGGCAGCCCTCCAGGATTAG
- a CDS encoding DUF1559 domain-containing protein: MVRPNRVELKVRAVGLLTVLGCLWVSVPSQYITMPSHHKAHLARPAFTLVELLVVIAIIGILVALLLPALQSAREAARRLMCQNNLRQVTLALHTYHGTHRCFPNSMTGADQHPGGAGSGFHSWLARILPQMEQSALHEKIHFEQSLSQRTDYTSDSEYRDYSIAPSHVDADIAGAIVPSYLCPSDPESVQQFSLGIPTGPGSYAGNIGWPKSSLGPERPFPLQRQNGIIGLLNPMSKDPWQQPRIRFADVTDGLSNTIATGERMISRVYESTDVFGGSNIASTTPIAMQSFCGGSSTRRTLATWVRYCEGVSLADAAYSQSHGHAWITGWTFAANHLMPVIPINQRNCHVYGGEDDGMNLVTPSSHHNGGVHLSMADGSVQFVSESIDRELYWAMGSRNGGEVLDNER; encoded by the coding sequence ATGGTCCGACCAAACCGTGTCGAGCTGAAGGTGCGCGCCGTGGGGCTCTTGACCGTGCTCGGTTGCCTTTGGGTGTCCGTGCCATCGCAGTACATCACCATGCCTTCCCATCACAAAGCTCACCTTGCTCGTCCCGCATTCACGCTGGTGGAGTTGCTTGTTGTGATTGCAATCATCGGAATTTTAGTCGCTCTGCTTTTGCCAGCCCTTCAATCGGCTCGCGAAGCGGCGCGCCGTCTGATGTGCCAGAACAATCTTCGACAAGTCACGTTGGCGCTGCATACCTACCACGGTACGCATCGTTGCTTTCCCAATAGCATGACCGGTGCGGATCAGCATCCAGGTGGAGCAGGAAGCGGCTTTCACAGCTGGTTGGCTAGGATCCTGCCTCAGATGGAACAATCGGCATTGCACGAGAAAATCCATTTCGAGCAATCGCTTTCACAGCGAACCGATTACACAAGCGACTCCGAATACCGAGACTACTCGATCGCACCAAGCCATGTTGATGCAGACATCGCCGGTGCGATCGTGCCATCTTACCTGTGCCCCAGTGACCCTGAATCCGTTCAACAGTTTTCGCTTGGCATCCCGACTGGACCGGGAAGCTATGCCGGGAACATCGGATGGCCAAAGTCCTCACTGGGGCCCGAACGACCGTTTCCGCTGCAACGTCAAAACGGCATCATCGGTTTGCTAAACCCGATGTCCAAAGATCCGTGGCAGCAGCCGAGAATTCGTTTTGCCGATGTGACCGACGGACTGTCGAACACCATTGCGACCGGCGAACGAATGATCTCGCGAGTTTATGAATCAACGGACGTTTTTGGTGGAAGCAATATCGCATCGACTACCCCAATCGCCATGCAGTCTTTCTGCGGTGGATCATCAACGCGGCGGACGTTGGCGACATGGGTGCGATACTGCGAAGGAGTCTCGCTGGCGGATGCGGCGTATAGCCAAAGTCACGGCCACGCATGGATCACCGGATGGACGTTCGCGGCCAATCATTTGATGCCGGTGATCCCGATCAATCAACGCAATTGCCATGTCTATGGTGGCGAAGATGACGGCATGAACTTGGTGACGCCGAGTAGCCATCACAACGGTGGCGTGCACCTGTCGATGGCTGATGGCAGCGTTCAGTTTGTAAGCGAATCGATCGATCGCGAACTGTACTGGGCGATGGGAAGTCGCAACGGCGGAGAAGTTCTCGACAACGAGCGCTAA
- a CDS encoding sulfatase: protein MHRFVFAALALLTLSCTLYAESSPPNFVFIIADDCTFRDIGCYGGQAHTPNIDGLAKQGMQLTKCFQAAPMCSPTRHNIYTGLYPVHSGAYPNHTFADEGTKSIAHYLKPSGYRVALSGKTHIGPKSVFPFEYSVVKRNPDMEVVDKLFSDSAKNSTPFCLLACSNEPHSPWNKGDASRYPADKVKLPPYLADTPVVRKNFSNYLAEITYFDDQVGQILGMLDKHNLSDNTMVMVVSEQGNSFPFAKWTCYSNGLQSAMVVRWPGKVKPGTTSDAMVEYVDITPTFIDAAGLDEQSHLDGKSFLPVLLGETDQHKSHTYGLMTTRGIIAGSDLFAIRTIRDERYRLVWNLNHEATFTNACTEADYFKSMEKAAAAGDAVAEDLVAKYQHRPEFELFDCDNDPLEMTNLADDPSQAERVSQLKEKLVAWMQSQGDEGIETERNAILHQDRYKGMTPEQAEKAYRRAVRNRKSNPIK, encoded by the coding sequence ATGCATCGATTCGTCTTCGCCGCACTCGCACTGCTAACGCTCAGCTGCACGCTTTATGCGGAAAGCTCGCCGCCAAACTTTGTCTTTATCATCGCCGATGATTGCACTTTCCGAGACATCGGTTGCTATGGCGGTCAGGCTCATACGCCGAACATCGATGGTTTGGCAAAGCAAGGGATGCAACTGACAAAGTGCTTTCAGGCGGCGCCGATGTGTTCGCCAACACGGCACAACATTTACACAGGACTATATCCGGTTCACAGCGGCGCGTACCCGAACCATACCTTTGCCGACGAAGGCACCAAGAGCATCGCCCATTACTTGAAACCATCGGGATATCGTGTCGCACTGAGCGGTAAGACGCACATCGGTCCGAAGTCGGTGTTCCCATTCGAATACAGCGTGGTCAAGCGAAACCCAGACATGGAAGTCGTTGACAAGCTATTTTCAGATTCGGCTAAAAACAGCACGCCATTTTGTTTGCTCGCTTGCTCCAACGAACCGCATTCGCCTTGGAACAAAGGTGACGCATCGCGTTATCCGGCCGATAAAGTCAAATTGCCACCCTACCTGGCCGACACGCCTGTCGTTCGCAAGAACTTTTCAAATTACCTTGCCGAGATCACTTACTTTGATGACCAAGTCGGGCAAATTCTAGGCATGCTCGACAAGCACAACCTTTCCGACAACACCATGGTGATGGTTGTTTCCGAGCAAGGGAATTCGTTTCCCTTTGCCAAGTGGACTTGCTATTCAAACGGCCTGCAATCGGCGATGGTGGTCCGTTGGCCGGGCAAGGTCAAGCCAGGCACGACGTCCGATGCCATGGTCGAATACGTCGACATCACTCCGACCTTCATCGACGCTGCCGGATTGGACGAACAGAGCCATCTCGATGGGAAAAGCTTTCTGCCTGTGCTGCTGGGCGAAACCGACCAGCACAAAAGCCATACCTACGGTCTGATGACTACACGCGGCATCATTGCCGGAAGTGACTTGTTTGCGATTCGTACAATTCGTGATGAACGCTACCGATTGGTTTGGAACTTAAATCACGAAGCGACGTTCACCAACGCTTGTACCGAAGCAGATTACTTCAAGTCGATGGAAAAGGCTGCGGCCGCGGGTGACGCGGTTGCCGAAGACCTTGTTGCCAAGTATCAGCACCGGCCAGAGTTTGAGTTGTTCGATTGCGATAATGATCCGCTTGAAATGACAAACTTGGCGGACGATCCTTCGCAAGCGGAACGCGTTTCGCAGTTGAAAGAAAAGCTGGTCGCATGGATGCAGTCTCAAGGCGACGAAGGCATCGAAACTGAGCGAAACGCGATTCTTCATCAGGACCGATACAAAGGGATGACACCCGAGCAAGCGGAGAAGGCGTATCGACGAGCGGTGCGAAATCGGAAAAGCAATCCGATCAAGTAG
- the rpmF gene encoding 50S ribosomal protein L32, protein MAVPKRKHSNSRTGKRRSHDRVKKRQIGYCPQCSSSVPTHTICPKCGFYMGRTLVEPREE, encoded by the coding sequence ATGGCTGTCCCAAAGCGAAAACACAGCAACAGTCGAACCGGTAAACGCCGCAGCCACGACCGAGTCAAAAAACGTCAAATCGGCTACTGCCCACAGTGCAGCAGCTCGGTGCCAACGCACACGATTTGCCCTAAGTGCGGCTTCTATATGGGCCGTACCTTGGTCGAGCCTCGCGAAGAGTAA
- a CDS encoding class I SAM-dependent methyltransferase gives MSDQQAAEKSQPIEQAQSIRSAGDRTVQQYQEWMQINGAAHLMRAARQSGITAQLREKQHSLSELCEALSLNESIAKLVLDGLVAIGYVEQYGDDYALARAGHLLCQYDEDLGDARLETLAEQLKSDSKSASLGDVEKFRTDLAATQWVHTSAAMQAAEILDIGGEGSQGTRILDLGCGSAVWSCAMAHRDGKSTVVAIDLAGQIEAAQSTADSIGLGDRFSTIESDPRSASPESDSFDVAILAQNLSAFSDDEAAGLLKTAFQSLVSGGQLAIPDLYQGPGKATLKESLGRLTIGLATTAGRARDLRQCQQMLIAAGFTGIQFTYLAASPMGLGMMVAQKP, from the coding sequence ATGTCGGACCAGCAAGCCGCCGAAAAATCACAGCCGATCGAGCAGGCACAGTCAATTCGTAGCGCCGGAGACCGCACCGTTCAGCAATACCAGGAATGGATGCAGATCAACGGTGCGGCGCACCTGATGCGTGCGGCGCGTCAGTCAGGCATCACCGCCCAATTGCGAGAGAAACAGCACTCGCTTTCGGAGCTTTGTGAAGCACTGTCGCTTAACGAATCGATTGCGAAGCTGGTTCTCGATGGACTGGTCGCGATTGGCTACGTCGAACAGTATGGCGATGACTATGCGCTCGCTCGTGCCGGCCATTTGCTTTGCCAATACGACGAAGACCTTGGCGACGCTCGGCTGGAAACTCTTGCCGAGCAACTCAAAAGCGATTCGAAGTCGGCTTCACTTGGTGATGTCGAAAAGTTCCGAACCGATTTGGCCGCGACACAGTGGGTCCACACTTCCGCCGCAATGCAAGCGGCCGAGATCCTGGATATCGGCGGTGAAGGCAGTCAGGGGACTCGGATTCTGGACCTCGGCTGTGGCTCTGCCGTCTGGAGCTGTGCGATGGCTCATCGTGACGGGAAATCAACCGTCGTTGCGATCGACCTCGCCGGTCAAATCGAAGCGGCCCAAAGCACGGCAGATTCGATTGGGCTTGGCGATCGGTTCAGCACGATCGAATCCGATCCACGTAGCGCCAGCCCCGAATCGGACTCTTTTGACGTCGCGATTCTCGCTCAAAACCTGTCGGCGTTCTCCGATGACGAAGCGGCTGGATTGCTAAAAACGGCATTTCAATCGCTGGTTTCAGGCGGGCAGCTTGCGATCCCAGACCTATACCAAGGCCCCGGAAAAGCGACGCTAAAGGAATCACTCGGCCGATTGACCATCGGATTGGCCACAACAGCGGGCCGAGCTCGAGACCTAAGGCAGTGCCAGCAAATGCTGATTGCAGCGGGATTCACCGGGATCCAGTTCACTTATTTGGCCGCCAGCCCGATGGGATTGGGGATGATGGTGGCGCAAAAGCCATAG
- the galE gene encoding UDP-glucose 4-epimerase GalE: protein MNLLVVGGAGYIGSHAVRLLLDAGHSVTVYDNLSRGHREAVPEGLLVEGELTDREKLVGVLKDKKIDAVMHFAAFALVNESVNDPALYYRNNVIDAVELLDAMREADVKKIVFSSTTATYGEPDVIPIAETTLQQPINPYGFTKLVFEQALADYAAAYDFGYAALRYFNAAGAHPDGTIGEDHDPETHLIPIVLQVALGQREHITVFGDDYATPDGTCVRDYIHVEDLGRAHLAALERIEPGKGICVNLGTGRGTSVREIIDACREVTGHPIPEVIGQRRAGDPPELIADATLARELLGWVPEYTDVRRMVETAWKWHQSHPQGYQSK, encoded by the coding sequence ATGAATCTTCTTGTTGTTGGCGGTGCCGGGTACATCGGCTCGCATGCGGTGCGATTGCTACTCGATGCAGGCCACTCGGTAACGGTGTACGACAACCTGTCACGCGGCCATCGCGAAGCCGTACCAGAAGGACTGCTGGTGGAAGGCGAACTGACAGATCGCGAAAAGTTGGTCGGCGTCTTGAAAGACAAGAAGATTGACGCGGTGATGCACTTCGCCGCGTTTGCGTTGGTGAACGAGTCTGTCAACGACCCGGCGCTTTACTACCGAAACAACGTTATCGATGCGGTGGAACTACTTGACGCGATGCGTGAAGCCGACGTCAAGAAGATTGTCTTTAGCAGCACCACGGCAACCTACGGCGAACCCGATGTCATTCCGATCGCGGAAACGACATTGCAGCAGCCGATCAACCCCTACGGCTTTACCAAGCTGGTCTTTGAACAAGCGTTGGCGGACTACGCTGCCGCATACGACTTTGGCTACGCGGCACTGCGATACTTCAACGCCGCCGGGGCACACCCAGACGGCACGATCGGCGAAGATCATGATCCGGAGACTCACCTGATCCCGATTGTCCTGCAAGTCGCCTTGGGACAACGCGAACACATCACCGTCTTTGGTGATGACTACGCGACCCCCGACGGGACCTGCGTCAGGGATTACATCCACGTCGAAGATCTAGGTCGCGCCCACCTTGCGGCACTTGAACGAATCGAGCCAGGCAAAGGCATCTGCGTGAACTTGGGAACAGGCCGCGGCACCAGCGTCCGTGAGATCATTGACGCGTGCCGCGAAGTCACCGGCCACCCCATTCCAGAAGTGATCGGCCAACGACGTGCCGGTGACCCGCCAGAATTGATTGCCGATGCGACATTGGCCAGGGAGCTACTTGGGTGGGTTCCCGAATACACCGATGTCCGCCGCATGGTGGAAACGGCCTGGAAATGGCACCAATCTCACCCCCAGGGTTACCAATCGAAGTAA
- a CDS encoding choice-of-anchor M domain-containing protein produces the protein MTRTFFYCLAFIATSTATGRVSLADAVEYSSGHADIGLAYEDDELHLHYHFGSGAVIDGSPLVGEMEFDPADASVRVGSNAMVTTTGDVPFLGTFAGDSVWLIPQSSSVGIPFLGIAAEELDATFSSATMTMTSFSGPGQFALWQTGGIGGTNVYWQSNNGLDVTDTLDVAIGGHDHYSYGFTAEGIYDVEISAVANLAAGGSVSDVGTFRFIVGDVTAIPEPSSLASLGLIGMATVLRRRKRRS, from the coding sequence ATGACCAGAACATTTTTTTACTGCTTGGCTTTCATCGCCACATCCACCGCAACCGGCCGTGTCAGCCTGGCCGATGCGGTCGAGTACTCATCGGGACACGCTGACATCGGCTTGGCCTACGAAGATGATGAATTGCACCTTCACTATCACTTTGGAAGCGGAGCGGTGATTGATGGCTCACCGCTTGTAGGTGAAATGGAATTTGATCCGGCAGATGCATCGGTACGCGTCGGAAGCAATGCCATGGTGACCACCACTGGAGATGTCCCGTTCCTGGGTACGTTTGCCGGAGATTCGGTATGGTTGATTCCACAATCAAGCAGCGTCGGAATCCCGTTCCTCGGTATCGCGGCGGAAGAACTGGATGCGACATTCAGCAGTGCGACGATGACCATGACATCCTTCAGTGGGCCAGGCCAGTTTGCGTTGTGGCAAACCGGTGGAATCGGCGGGACGAACGTCTATTGGCAATCCAACAATGGCTTGGACGTGACCGATACGCTTGATGTCGCGATCGGCGGACACGATCACTATTCGTACGGCTTCACCGCCGAAGGCATTTATGACGTGGAAATTTCTGCGGTCGCGAATTTGGCCGCCGGTGGCTCAGTCAGTGATGTTGGCACATTCCGGTTCATCGTCGGCGACGTGACCGCGATTCCGGAACCGAGTTCGCTAGCGTCGCTGGGCCTGATCGGGATGGCAACCGTTTTGCGCCGACGAAAACGTCGGTCGTAG
- a CDS encoding c-type cytochrome domain-containing protein translates to MRRFKEITCAAILAAVTVFPSIPSIAAELDRRQQTIVRNLAMVINKANKSLFEGKKDLAENDYRRAMDLIGKIVEQNNADMNEAIEPHLKMIRKTHAMLELEGASVPPFRIPESSADSMSDNADPDSPMTPGSPTPPGSSPTGLVSFKDDVAPILANKCGSCHVTRSQGRFSLASYQALMKGPPEGVVVFAGDVIGSRLIETIETGDMPRGGGQVTPAELKTLKDWIIQGAKFDGTDPSMTISANNNTPAPAPAPTPMITKATGKETVSFASDIAPLLVDNCSGCHIDAMQTRGGLQMDTFARLMRGGDTGPVITPGRGEASLIVQKLRGTAADGARMPVGRPALSDDAIALISKWIDEGATLDAEESQPLKVIARLAWVANASSADVSKRRAELAQENLQLAGSTSPIAEFETEHFRVVGPSSKATLELVGKSAEQHITTAKTVAKVKGASSGEDYFHGKATIFVFPKRYDYSEFAKMAEQRSVPADWSSHWRFDGEDAYVVAVATEREEEEAIENRLQSPVISLAVASRGIDVPRWFAEGIGSARAIQTKSRNEQAKLRTKIAEAASSVKDAKAFLENRLTPEQADAFGTALAMTMLDRNRKKMLDNTFRFLAEGRPFEQAFTGGFGVTPAVYIDQFLNYAR, encoded by the coding sequence ATGCGAAGATTCAAGGAAATTACCTGTGCGGCCATCCTAGCAGCCGTCACCGTCTTTCCATCGATCCCAAGCATTGCAGCGGAGCTAGATCGCCGCCAGCAAACGATTGTCCGCAACCTTGCGATGGTCATCAACAAAGCCAACAAAAGCTTGTTCGAAGGCAAGAAAGACCTGGCCGAAAACGATTACCGTCGCGCGATGGACTTGATTGGCAAGATTGTCGAACAGAACAACGCCGACATGAACGAAGCGATCGAGCCACATCTAAAGATGATTCGCAAAACGCATGCGATGCTGGAACTCGAAGGTGCCTCGGTACCGCCTTTTCGAATCCCGGAAAGCTCGGCCGATTCGATGAGCGACAATGCTGATCCAGACAGCCCAATGACGCCCGGAAGCCCAACGCCACCGGGGAGCAGCCCGACCGGCTTGGTCAGCTTTAAAGACGACGTCGCACCGATCTTGGCAAACAAGTGTGGCAGTTGCCATGTCACCCGCAGCCAAGGAAGGTTCTCCTTGGCCAGTTACCAAGCCCTGATGAAGGGCCCTCCCGAAGGTGTCGTCGTTTTCGCTGGCGATGTGATCGGCAGCCGTTTGATCGAAACCATCGAAACCGGTGACATGCCACGAGGCGGCGGACAAGTGACGCCTGCTGAACTAAAAACGCTGAAAGATTGGATCATCCAGGGTGCAAAATTCGATGGCACCGATCCATCCATGACCATCTCGGCAAACAACAACACCCCCGCACCTGCACCGGCCCCCACGCCGATGATTACCAAGGCGACGGGCAAAGAAACCGTCAGCTTCGCAAGCGATATCGCACCGCTATTGGTCGACAATTGCAGCGGGTGTCATATCGATGCCATGCAAACGCGTGGCGGATTGCAGATGGACACGTTCGCTCGGCTAATGCGTGGTGGGGACACCGGTCCCGTCATTACACCGGGACGAGGCGAAGCGAGCTTGATCGTGCAGAAGCTGCGCGGCACAGCTGCCGATGGTGCGCGGATGCCTGTCGGACGCCCCGCGTTATCCGACGATGCGATTGCGTTGATCAGCAAATGGATCGACGAAGGGGCGACGTTGGATGCCGAAGAAAGCCAACCATTAAAAGTCATCGCCAGGCTTGCCTGGGTGGCCAACGCCAGCAGCGCGGACGTCTCTAAACGCCGAGCCGAACTGGCTCAAGAAAACCTACAACTGGCGGGCAGCACCAGCCCGATCGCCGAATTCGAAACCGAACACTTCCGCGTTGTCGGGCCCAGCTCTAAAGCGACGCTGGAACTGGTCGGCAAGTCCGCTGAGCAGCACATCACCACTGCAAAAACGGTTGCGAAAGTCAAAGGCGCGTCGTCGGGCGAAGATTACTTCCACGGCAAGGCAACGATCTTTGTTTTCCCCAAACGTTACGACTACAGCGAATTCGCCAAGATGGCCGAACAACGCAGCGTGCCTGCGGACTGGTCATCGCACTGGCGATTCGATGGTGAAGATGCCTATGTTGTGGCCGTGGCGACCGAACGCGAAGAAGAAGAGGCGATCGAGAATCGTTTGCAAAGCCCGGTGATTAGCTTGGCGGTTGCGAGCCGCGGGATTGATGTCCCCCGTTGGTTTGCAGAAGGCATCGGGTCGGCTCGAGCGATTCAGACGAAAAGCCGAAACGAACAGGCAAAGCTGCGAACCAAAATTGCAGAAGCCGCGTCCTCGGTGAAAGATGCCAAGGCCTTTCTGGAAAACCGTCTTACACCGGAACAGGCAGATGCGTTCGGAACTGCACTCGCCATGACGATGCTTGATCGAAACAGAAAAAAGATGCTGGACAACACGTTTCGATTTCTTGCCGAGGGACGCCCCTTTGAACAAGCCTTTACCGGCGGGTTCGGTGTCACCCCGGCTGTCTATATCGATCAGTTTCTAAACTACGCTCGCTAG
- the xerD gene encoding site-specific tyrosine recombinase XerD — protein MLNDVGPPAKPSLSADSVRDDFLRYLRGECHLAENTIVAYGRDLARFIDWLGNRRLDAIRVGDLTDFMARLQSSDLAPASVSRAVVAVRTFFKYLQLEGVVAENPAELLAAQKLWQRVPGVLTQRQVDSFLNAPRKVDAFWQRDKAMLEVLYATGCRASEVCTLRLQDLSFDQKYLKCTGKGGKQRMVPIGGQAIAAIKIYLEESRTELASKRENKHDELFLSRSGRPLDRIQLWRLVKHYARRAGIDSDISPHSLRHSFATHLLAGGADLRQVQEMLGHASIQTTQIYTHVEHSRLKKVHQQFHPRA, from the coding sequence ATGCTCAACGACGTCGGGCCTCCGGCGAAGCCGAGCTTATCAGCGGACTCGGTGCGAGATGATTTTCTGCGATACCTTCGCGGCGAATGTCACTTGGCAGAAAATACGATTGTCGCGTACGGTCGAGACTTAGCCCGGTTTATTGATTGGTTGGGCAATCGTCGTTTGGATGCGATTCGCGTTGGCGACCTGACGGACTTTATGGCGCGATTGCAAAGCTCTGATCTTGCCCCGGCATCAGTCTCGCGAGCAGTCGTCGCGGTTCGGACCTTTTTCAAGTACTTGCAGCTCGAAGGTGTTGTCGCCGAAAACCCCGCCGAGTTACTGGCGGCGCAAAAGCTTTGGCAGCGTGTTCCGGGTGTCCTTACGCAGCGCCAGGTGGATAGCTTTCTGAATGCACCACGCAAAGTCGACGCGTTTTGGCAACGTGACAAGGCAATGCTCGAAGTGCTTTATGCGACCGGCTGCCGTGCAAGTGAGGTTTGTACGTTGCGGTTGCAAGACCTTTCGTTTGATCAAAAGTATTTGAAGTGCACCGGTAAAGGTGGCAAGCAACGGATGGTTCCTATCGGTGGCCAAGCAATCGCGGCGATCAAAATCTATCTCGAAGAGTCGAGGACCGAACTGGCGTCAAAGCGAGAGAATAAACACGACGAGCTGTTCCTTTCTCGCAGCGGCCGGCCGCTGGATCGAATCCAGCTTTGGCGCTTGGTCAAGCACTACGCCCGTCGCGCCGGTATTGATAGTGATATCAGCCCGCACTCGTTAAGACACAGTTTCGCGACTCACTTGTTGGCCGGCGGGGCCGACTTGCGACAAGTCCAAGAGATGCTCGGGCACGCCAGTATTCAAACCACGCAGATCTATACGCACGTTGAACATTCAAGGCTGAAGAAAGTTCATCAGCAGTTTCACCCGCGAGCGTAG
- a CDS encoding serine hydrolase domain-containing protein: MPQARRNKAPQATAWAGPLRNSMLDRRTILAAMLGGTASLIHAEQPNPDGINERIETLVREAIAKGDLPGAVVCCAGTEQVYYQATFGNRWLTPTKVPMSAETIFDLASITKSVATATSVALLYQDKKIDPNAPVCQYMPEFNGNGKQKITIQQCLLHTSGLTPDNALADYLEGPDIAWQKICNLGLRSKPGEKFAYSDVGFIVLGQLIKRVSGVEVDRFAAKAIFEPLSMQDTMFNPPEALRSRIAPTENEGDEWICARVHDPRSFKMGGVAGHAGLFSSAGDLVKFGRDMLAASKGQSKIFDQATFDWMITPHPVPEQLPRGTRAMGWDHQSPYSRNRGESFSKRAFGHGGFTGTVLWIDPVKELVFVFLSSRLYPDGKGSVNTLAGQIATELGNEFGEVR; encoded by the coding sequence ATGCCTCAAGCCCGTCGCAACAAAGCCCCGCAAGCAACCGCTTGGGCAGGTCCCCTACGCAATTCAATGCTCGACCGACGCACGATACTGGCGGCAATGCTGGGCGGAACGGCTTCGCTCATTCACGCGGAACAGCCAAATCCGGACGGGATCAATGAACGAATCGAGACGCTTGTCCGGGAGGCCATTGCCAAGGGCGATCTGCCGGGTGCCGTGGTGTGTTGTGCAGGAACCGAACAGGTTTATTACCAAGCGACATTCGGGAATCGCTGGTTGACGCCAACGAAGGTCCCGATGTCAGCCGAGACGATTTTCGACCTCGCTTCAATCACCAAGTCGGTTGCCACGGCGACTTCGGTAGCATTGCTGTATCAAGACAAGAAGATCGATCCCAATGCCCCGGTATGCCAATACATGCCGGAGTTCAATGGGAATGGAAAACAGAAAATCACGATCCAACAGTGCTTGCTGCACACCAGCGGATTAACACCGGACAATGCCTTAGCGGATTACTTGGAAGGTCCCGACATTGCCTGGCAGAAGATCTGCAACCTTGGCTTGCGTTCGAAGCCTGGTGAGAAGTTTGCTTATTCCGATGTTGGCTTTATCGTTTTGGGACAACTGATCAAACGAGTCAGCGGAGTTGAGGTCGATCGATTCGCGGCGAAAGCGATTTTTGAACCTCTATCGATGCAAGACACGATGTTCAACCCACCGGAAGCGTTGCGTTCTCGGATCGCGCCGACGGAAAACGAAGGTGACGAATGGATTTGCGCTCGAGTGCACGATCCACGCTCCTTCAAGATGGGTGGTGTTGCGGGACATGCGGGGCTGTTTTCGTCCGCGGGCGACTTGGTGAAATTCGGACGTGACATGCTGGCCGCGTCGAAAGGACAATCCAAGATCTTCGATCAAGCGACATTCGATTGGATGATCACGCCGCATCCCGTTCCCGAACAATTGCCAAGAGGCACACGCGCGATGGGATGGGATCACCAATCACCGTATTCACGTAACCGAGGTGAGTCGTTTTCGAAACGTGCGTTCGGTCACGGCGGGTTTACGGGAACCGTATTGTGGATCGACCCGGTGAAAGAGCTGGTATTCGTGTTTCTCAGTTCCAGGCTGTACCCCGATGGCAAAGGTTCCGTGAACACGTTGGCGGGTCAGATCGCGACAGAATTGGGAAATGAGTTTGGGGAAGTGCGCTGA